The window CATGTTCGAAACAGCTTCACAACACACGTCTGTGTTCTCATGCCAAACCCAGTGTTAATTAGAATAACAGGGGTCACTGTTACTGAACTGATATGAACTAAATCTTCACGTGTCACCTAACGTTTATGAAGCTGTTCCCGTGTGCCTTAAgctaaaatgtttaaaaaagacTGAATAGCATGCCTCATGTAATAGCGATGCATATTCATTGCCAAGCATGTCGTAATGTCATCATTaaccaaacattttcatgacCTTGCTGTGGCctcatttcaaaaacatttttgtccGTCACTAGTTGACACGGACACGTTTTCTGCCTCACTCCTGTCATTTTCAGAAATCTAAAACCTCACCTTTGAAGCACGCCCATATAAAGCGTGACCTTTAATTAAAGCGAAGAGCGTGAAAGGATTTCTCACAGAGCGCTACAACGGAGGTGTCGTCTGACTGTGTAAAGGATGACAggccaaaacaaaagcactttttgTGAATGGGACAATGAAACCCCTGTTGGCCAAGAACTTGAACAGAGATATTCTGGAGATGACACACGGTGATGGAATAATCTGAGGCTGCTTTGTATAATCAGTCTGAACTTGCACACCCTCAGTAttgatttttatgtgaaattggGAATGTTAGATCTGAATGTAGTTTCCCTCTGTGCTTTCAAAGGTTTCCCCATCTTTCCTCTTTGACTCTAGCTGCACTATCATCCCACCACAGGCTCTGCCATGGTATAAATGTGCATTACACTGCATTATAAGCCATGCTGAAATATTGTATATTGATATTTGTatcactgctttgttttgatcAAAGTGATCAGTCAAGGACACAGATGGTCAGCCAGAGAGTATAGGGAGCGGTCCAACCAATTTCATACCTACTGCTGCCTACTCAGAGTGCATAACAATTCCGCTGAGCCGGCTCTATTTGACATTGTGGATGTGCCATGTTCAGGGATGGCTCCTTTTGGATCAGCCTGATGCAGCACTCACAGACTTCAGTGGAGTCTCACATCCAcctgaaaaaaataatgtcatgCAAGCACTTTTGCGAATAGTGAAAATTCCTAAACTGCTCTTGTAGCGTTAAAAGCAGATGTGACTGCTGCAGTTGGCCAGTGTACAGCCAAAAAGGAAAAGTCCTACTAAATTATCCTTGCATAGCCTACACACAGCATTTAAATACAGTTCCCATATCAGGTCATTGGCATTGCTGGGTACTGAAAATAGTTTCCATTTGGTTTTCATCACTCATGAGCTAAAAATTTAAGCAATGCATGGACTATTTAAAATCTACACCATTTGTCAGTCATAAAGTCTTTGCCCTGTCCCCTCCATCTACTGTTTTTCCCTCATGTCATAGCTCCATGCACATTTTACATCTGTCCCAGTAAACAAAGGGTTTATTCAGTCTGTGGTGTAAAGTGCCACTATTTAATAAAACTTGCTGctaaagtaaaaataatattagaaataaaaagctgctgcctgctgctaaAACTAAAGCTCCATTTACTGTTAATTAAAAAAGCTCTTGCTTCTGTGGTTTCTTGCTTTGGAAGAGTTGTTTCTGTTACTTAATATTGATTGAAAAGTACCAGGGCAGAGGATCGGCTTAttttcaaagttaaaggaaGTCACTCTCGATAATACTTCAAAGTTCAGTTTAATTATCCTCACTTCATCACAGCCATTTCTGAGGAAAATGACAATGCAGATTAAATATAGTAATGCATTGCGAAGCCTTGGGTAACATTtatgagaaaagcaaagagaaacacaaagtgcaCTTAAATCTGTTAATTTTCAAGTCTCTGTAAACTTCAGGcaagaaaaaaattaattaattaaaaaaactgaacatttacagtatttcattaCTATGAATTTGTGGTGAACCTGTAAGGAAGGTTTATTGTGAGGACAATgccaaggacacacacacacacacacacacacacacacacacacacacacacaaaaaacataaaaacactttaaaaatagATTATTAGAAGAAAATGAATGGCAACAGTTGTTCCTATGAGTTCAGAAGACAAACTAAAATACAGtgtacaaaatacatttacatttatcaaCTCAGATTCATTGAGTATTTTCAAACTTTGATTCCGTACTCTCaagttttcagtcatttttatcCAGTTAGACATTACTCACTTCACTGCCGGTGAAAGAAAATGATACAGATTAATGTTCCACATCATAAAAGCTTTGCATAAATCTAGAAATGGCAATTACAAAATAGCCATCAAAGAGGGAGTCTGATttagttaaaaacaaacaaacaaacaaacaaacaaacaaacaaacaaacaaacaaaaaaaaaccaaaaaaaaaaaaaacagtcacttCTATCAATATGGTTTTATTCAACAGCATGTATTACTTGACCACCGAAATGCctcatgggagctgtagttgTCGTATTCGAACAAAATACTCGAAATCAGAGTCAAGTTTGCCAATCTTGCCGACACATGAAACCTGAAATGTCCTGTTTCAGCTTTTCATGGTGACATAATGATTAAAGcctctcatttttatttctttgtttaattattatttttaattgagCTGGAACTAACCCGGAAGTGAGGCGTGCCTACCTTACGTCATCACGCAAAGATAACCGCTCTGACGCTCAACAGACCGAAGCACGTTTGTTGTTGGTGGAGGGTGAATGACAGGGCGCTACCGAAGTTGCTGAAAGTGAAGTACACCAGTAGAGAAGAAGCTTTACACTGTGTACACACGAAGAAACGCGGTGAGGAGACTTTATTTCACACAGTCGCTGAAAAATCTGTTCATTGTAACGTCAGCTGTGGAGATTACAGCCGAAGCTAGCATCAGCtattaagctaacgttagcctctGCATGCCAGTCCGAGCATCGCCTCTCTGGAGCTTCTCTCTCACTACCCAGctggaaagtaacaaaataaccCTTGTTAAACTTATCTGCAGGTGGTGGGATGTGGAGATTAGTAAGGAGACACCTCTCAAATAAGTtgcttttggtgtttgttttctttacttaGCTGCTAACAGTGTGCTGCATCAGAGCTGACAGTCCCACTTGTTTGAATCGTAAGTCACCAGTGAAGCGTATTTCCACGTGTTTTGCAAATAAGTAAAGTGATATCTGACTTCTCTGAGGGATAGTATCGTCTTAAATGTATGTGAGTGCATAACAAACCTTCACCAATACATAAATGTTGGACGCATTGTAGTGCCATCACTTCGTCATTAGAACAGAGATGATTAGTCAATTGATTGATTAGTTGTTTGCCAGAAAGTTATTTTGAAACAGTTTTGTTAACTGTGGACTTAAGTCATTTTACTAGAAAATAATCCccaaacattttctgctcctATGTGATGGTAATTTGGTATGAGGGGAAATGTTGGAGCTCTGATTATCACCTTGGGCCCTGGGCAATATCTTCACtatttagatttatttactTAGATGGAGCCCTACAAATAATCGTCATGtaccatttcctgtttgtttttcttccccagGATTAACAAAATGTCTTCCGCCGAGCCCATTATCAGATCGAGACAGACGGAGAAAGAAGTGAAGGGGATTTCAACGCAGGTCGTCTGCACAGAGTTCAGCAATTACATTTTCATAGTTGTCACTCAGTACGGCAAAATCGGAACACTAATATCCATCACACCTGACTCCAGATCCAATGATATCAGCACTCCAACGTTCTCCACCAAAGTACTGCTGGGCAAAGACGAGGTACACTGCAGGAAATTGTTCAAAACATTTTGTATCAATGTGATATAGACTTGTTCACAGGACGTCAAGCAGACTTGTTGCAGCACAGGGTAACTCATCTCCTGCTGTGAAAGGGCAGATGAGATTGCTTCTGAACTGCTGCGGTAGATGGGGAGAAATAAAGTGTGATAGAAGAAATGTATTTCAGCTCTGcattagcatgtttttttctgttatacAGTGCCGCGCATTGGCTCATCAGTGGAGAAATGAATGATATTTATGTTTGCTTGCGGAGctatttggctgtttttttttttttcactgtacGCGCTTTAAAAAGACAACTTGCTCTTCATTCCACAGCGCATGGTTTGAGAGTCGAGGAGGGCTGCAGTGTTGAAGTCACACaggctgaatgaatgactgtGATTGAATACGGTTATGTAATATAATGTCAACCACAGAGTCTTCATCTCTGTTATTGTCAAGTTTACTGGATTACACCGCAGCCAGATAATCTGCTACAACCACGTTAGGGGTTTCATTAAAATAGAATCAAGTTACACTGTAATACGTGCAAACGCTGCTTACTTTGGGAGAActtcacaaaaatgaattacGTTTCTCATGATTCGTGTGGAATGTGGCCCAATCAATAATGCTGCATGGCAGTAAAGGCAAGTTATAACTATTTACCACATATGCgatggcagcagcacagagtgtGATTGGAAAAGTATTCTCCTCTGGCCAACTTGTTCAGAGTGTGAAATAATTTGGAAAGTGAGCTGGTACCTGTAAAACCTCACAGCGTTTGAAGGTGTGGAAAAATCATTTGTTAAACACtttataaaggaaaaaaaaactggtttATGTGTTAACAAGTAAGATTCTTGAGTTACATGATATCAAACATGAAGTCACGAGAAAGGATTGTGTGTGAGAAAAGGATGATTCCTTCATCTTATCAGTGAGGTTTCACAGTCCAGCATTTTAAAAGGGTTTTAGAAGTCGTTCATTCTCATTAATTCTCTTTCTTTTGATGTAAACAGCATTTCTATGTAACAATCTAAGGCTcgatttgtgtttctgtttcagccCCTCACACATGTCTGTGCCAAAAACCTGGCTATGTTTGTGTCGCAAGAAGCCACCAACAGGCCCGTCCTCCTGGGACTGGCACTCAAGGATTCCTCCATAGACGccataaaagaaatgaaagagatcATCAAAACTTGTCGAGTCTGGTAGGACGTCAACACAAAGGACATGAAGCCTGAAAGCTTGAAATGCAGGCCGCCTGGATCCCCCCTAATGTCGCCTTTTTTCTTCAGCGTCTTTTTAAACTCAAAGGATTTTACTAAATGCCaatctgtgattaaaaaaaaaaactctttgaGGCTGGTGCTGCAAGACAGAAGTGTATAAATCCAATTTCATTTACCCTGATCCTTTTGATTTGTTGAGACAGTACGGAATGTCTTCTGGAAAACACAATTTAGACTTTATCTGGTTTTAAAGACTTATTTTCTGCAAGCCGGTGTGCTCTGAAAAACTGAAGGCGGTGCATTGAAAAAGTTATATCTTGCAAAATGATGGCCAATAGCTCCAGTTTCAGCCCTGTACCAAATATGCATCagttactgtttttgttttgtaatttgtaaTGCTTAATActgtcttatttttgtattttatagtGCAGATGTTCTAAATTGTTTCAGGAagagaatgtaaaaataaaactggtcATGTCTAAAacttgtatttgtttctgtcatCTCATCAATCATCTCATCCCCGGAGGGTATAAATATATTAAGCATCTCAAATATTCACATCCAACTGGAAAATTGCTCTTGACCTTCTTTAATCTGCATTTTTAATCAATTCGAGCTGTGATACACTGgaaaaatgcagtaaaacatCATTTAGAGTCATTTTCAACATATTTCAAAGTGCCACAGCCTGTGCTTGCAGTGTTttactgcaagtgtgtgtgtgtgtgtgtgtgtgtgtgtgtgtgtgtgtgtgtcaacagcaGTTTGCGAAACCATTTTTTAAGAGCTGAACTATTTCAGGTCTTCAGCGGCTGTAGtgaatattgttttattgttttagcATCCTCAGAATTTTGTAATTCTGTTAAAAGtaataaaattatttttcaaTATCTGGAACTCATTCGGAACGTTTTATGAGAGCTTGGTTAAAATAACAGCCTTAACTCTGAAGAGTAGATTTAGTGTCTCAGAAGTTCTTGTAACCTCTGGCTGTTAAAGCGTGGATATACAGCATCACctgcatacacatacagtatctgtTCTGAAGCTTATGTTCCGTGTTTGACTGCTGGGAGAAgttttcagatcttttacttgtGTAgaagtacaagtaaaagtactcatcatgCAGATTGGCTTAATTCTCTTACTTCTGACTTGACTTCAGTATTTGATTACACTGGATCACAGGTAATGTACCCGTGGCTGAAAGACGCCAACATAAAGGCAACGTGATGACGCCATACGTGCAGAGGACACGTGACCCATCCACCTGCGCCCAACCTGTTTATCTCTGCCGCTCCGCTGACTCGTCGCTGAAGGATAAATTCAAATCCGCGTCGTTTACACGCAAAGTTTGGCTTTTCACTGGTTTCGCAGAGCAAACGCTTCAGGCTCCTGCAGTACtttgaggtttgtttgtttgtttatttgtttgtgaaaggttttgtttgagtttttaCTCGTCGACTGTGTGGACTTCGACCTGGGCCAGGTACCTGTCTCAAACAAGGAAGTCCAGTCCGTCGGACCCGTCGTCGGGGAAGTCGATGGCCCGTTAATAAATGATAGTAACCGGGCTCGGCTGGCTGTTCTCACGGGCGCTTTTATCCTCCGTGTTGAACCTGTAACGTTTGGACAGAACCGTCAACACGGGACAAAGCTGCCCCCCCTCCACCGCGAGGTGAGCTGTTGCCGGTGAGGGAGCTGCTCCTGAAGACACTTTGACCAGTAAGACAGTCTGCCAGCTTGCTATACAGTAGTGCATTTGCTTACTTTGTTAgtataataacattaaaatgtagGTTTTGTTTGCCCTGAAGGCAGCATCAAACCCACAGGTGACATGTTCCTACACCTCACCTGTCAGCCctcctctgactgtctgtgttttctgtctgtttctcttctctcaaAGACATGAACTCCTCAGCCGCAAATAATTCCATTGTTCACCTGGCTGCACCAATTCTCCCAGACCAGTCAGACATCTCCAACATGACCATCATTCGGACGG of the Chaetodon auriga isolate fChaAug3 chromosome 16, fChaAug3.hap1, whole genome shotgun sequence genome contains:
- the psmg3 gene encoding proteasome assembly chaperone 3; its protein translation is MSSAEPIIRSRQTEKEVKGISTQVVCTEFSNYIFIVVTQYGKIGTLISITPDSRSNDISTPTFSTKVLLGKDEPLTHVCAKNLAMFVSQEATNRPVLLGLALKDSSIDAIKEMKEIIKTCRVW